The following are encoded in a window of Alphaproteobacteria bacterium genomic DNA:
- a CDS encoding DUF4118 domain-containing protein, which yields MVGLPASRASAPAQLRGYAEAALMIAGSTLLGLALAPRWGNAAVDLLYLPAVIATAVLAGLWPALFAAMVSALAYNFFFTEPHLTFRIDDPNDIVTVVVLFAVAAVTSQLAASVRRQARIAETHAARNATIAGLARQLLTCTTEKEVAEVSTHELGEIFDCNAVLVGGTARPTLLASAPGSLRLPPGDIAVAALVIDRGERAGRGVSRAVPTEWQFHPLTSGEAVIAAMGLARDDGALPIRPDQMPLLDNLLDQTALALERGRLEAEAHEFARVRERDEVRTMLLSTIGEDLQPPLKAIRDAVEALRRSGSADRDLVSVVGSEATKLERYLSNLVDLGPGSDQGPIEIDGVTIDLFRRSVLREGEEVHLTPKEYGLLAELAKHSGRVLSHAHLLRTVWGPAQEGQIDYLRVAVRALRQKLERNPSAPELIVNEPAVGYRLKAG from the coding sequence ATGGTCGGCCTTCCCGCCAGCAGAGCATCCGCCCCCGCGCAGCTGCGCGGATATGCCGAAGCTGCGCTCATGATCGCGGGATCGACACTCCTCGGCCTCGCGCTCGCGCCGCGATGGGGCAATGCGGCGGTCGACCTGCTCTATTTGCCGGCGGTGATCGCCACGGCGGTGCTTGCCGGTCTATGGCCCGCGCTCTTCGCCGCCATGGTCTCCGCCCTGGCCTACAACTTCTTCTTCACCGAGCCCCACCTCACCTTCCGCATCGACGATCCGAACGACATCGTCACGGTCGTGGTGCTGTTCGCGGTCGCGGCCGTCACCAGCCAGCTCGCCGCATCCGTGCGAAGGCAGGCGCGCATCGCCGAGACCCACGCTGCGCGCAACGCGACCATCGCCGGTCTCGCGCGGCAGCTGCTGACCTGCACGACGGAGAAGGAGGTCGCCGAAGTCAGCACGCACGAGCTGGGCGAGATATTCGACTGCAATGCCGTGCTGGTCGGCGGCACAGCCAGGCCGACCCTTCTTGCCAGCGCGCCGGGGTCGCTTCGTCTGCCGCCGGGGGACATCGCCGTCGCTGCCCTGGTGATCGACCGGGGCGAGCGCGCCGGCCGGGGAGTTAGCCGGGCAGTGCCAACCGAGTGGCAATTCCATCCGTTGACATCCGGGGAAGCCGTGATTGCGGCGATGGGGCTCGCGAGGGACGACGGCGCTCTGCCCATCCGCCCGGACCAGATGCCGCTGCTCGACAATCTGCTCGATCAGACGGCGCTCGCGTTGGAGCGCGGCCGGCTGGAGGCGGAGGCGCATGAGTTCGCCCGCGTGCGGGAGCGCGATGAGGTGCGCACGATGCTGCTCTCGACGATCGGGGAGGATCTCCAGCCCCCGTTGAAGGCGATCCGCGATGCGGTCGAAGCGCTAAGGCGCAGCGGATCGGCCGACAGGGATTTGGTCTCGGTCGTGGGCTCAGAGGCAACGAAGCTCGAGCGCTACCTCTCCAACCTCGTCGATCTGGGTCCGGGGTCCGATCAGGGACCGATCGAGATTGACGGAGTCACGATCGACCTGTTCCGGCGATCGGTGCTCCGGGAAGGCGAGGAGGTCCATCTGACGCCGAAGGAATATGGCTTGCTTGCCGAGCTGGCGAAGCACTCCGGGCGTGTTCTCTCTCACGCCCATCTGCTGCGCACCGTGTGGGGCCCGGCGCAGGAGGGGCAGATCGACTATCTCCGCGTCGCCGTCCGCGCGCTGCGGCAGAAGCTCGAACGCAATCCATCCGCGCCGGAGTTGATCGTCAACGAGCCCGCCGTGGGCTACCGGCTGAAGGCTGGCTGA
- the nth gene encoding endonuclease III, whose translation MKKADIAEFYRRLAERTPDPETELKSVNDYTLLVAVVLSAQATDAGVNVATRDLFREVTTPEQMLALGEEGLKRHIRTIGLFNTKARNVIALSKALVDRHGGRVPADRDALQALPGVGRKTANVVMNVAFGAETFPVDTHVFRVANRTGLAAGKNVEQVEAILERQTPAPWRLVAHHLLILHGRYVCKARRPECWRCVVRDLCRYKPKTPAPG comes from the coding sequence ATGAAGAAGGCCGACATCGCCGAATTCTATCGGCGCCTAGCCGAACGGACGCCCGATCCCGAGACCGAGCTGAAGTCGGTCAACGATTACACGCTGCTCGTGGCGGTCGTGCTCTCCGCCCAGGCGACGGACGCAGGGGTCAACGTCGCCACCCGCGATCTCTTCCGCGAAGTAACGACGCCGGAGCAGATGCTGGCGCTGGGCGAGGAGGGCCTGAAGCGCCACATCAGGACGATCGGCCTGTTCAACACCAAGGCCAGGAATGTGATCGCCTTGTCGAAGGCGCTGGTCGATCGGCACGGGGGCCGGGTCCCGGCCGACCGCGACGCCCTCCAGGCATTGCCGGGGGTCGGGCGCAAGACGGCAAATGTGGTGATGAACGTCGCCTTCGGCGCTGAGACCTTCCCGGTCGACACCCACGTCTTCCGGGTCGCGAACCGAACCGGTCTTGCGGCCGGAAAGAATGTCGAGCAGGTCGAAGCGATTCTCGAGCGGCAGACTCCCGCGCCCTGGCGCCTCGTCGCTCACCACCTCCTAATCCTCCACGGCCGCTACGTCTGCAAGGCACGCAGGCCCGAATGCTGGCGCTGCGTGGTACGCGATCTGTGCCGCTACAAGCCCAAGACCCCGGCGCCCGGCTAG
- a CDS encoding pyridoxal phosphate-dependent aminotransferase translates to MRTRQSDYMHWAKTQTPARYNLASSEVPHFPLDRFPIDIADLHLTGASHYRYPPLREAIARKCGVDPACVVMADGTSMANMLAMAALIDPGDEVLIELPAYEPMVAAARFLGGEVKRFVREGPEFRLDPGAVGRAATPRTKLIVLTNLHNPSGNLASPELLLPLAEIAPHVLIDEVYLDAAPGQRSAVLLGDAFVTTSSLTKVYGLSGLRCGWILAEPALAERMWRLNELFGVAQAHADERLSCLALERLDEIAAETPALLARNRALANAFFVGRADIEVASMVHNVTAFPRLLGGDVERLHGLLRERYDTAIVPGRFFGLADHFRVGVGGPTEMVEQGLARLGAALDKLA, encoded by the coding sequence ATGAGGACCCGGCAATCGGACTATATGCACTGGGCCAAGACCCAGACACCGGCGCGCTACAATCTGGCGTCGAGCGAGGTCCCGCATTTCCCGCTCGACCGCTTCCCGATCGACATCGCCGACCTGCATCTCACCGGCGCCAGCCATTACCGCTATCCGCCGCTGCGCGAGGCGATCGCGCGCAAATGCGGCGTCGATCCGGCATGCGTCGTGATGGCCGACGGCACGTCGATGGCCAACATGCTGGCCATGGCCGCCCTGATCGATCCGGGCGATGAGGTGCTGATCGAGCTTCCCGCCTACGAGCCGATGGTCGCCGCCGCCCGCTTCCTCGGCGGCGAGGTGAAGCGCTTCGTCCGTGAAGGCCCGGAATTCCGCCTCGATCCGGGAGCGGTCGGTAGAGCGGCGACGCCTCGAACGAAGCTGATCGTCCTCACCAACCTCCACAATCCGAGCGGCAACCTTGCCAGTCCGGAACTGCTCCTCCCGCTGGCGGAGATCGCCCCGCACGTACTGATCGACGAGGTCTATCTCGACGCGGCGCCGGGCCAGCGGAGCGCCGTCCTGCTCGGCGATGCCTTCGTCACGACCTCCAGCCTGACCAAGGTCTACGGCCTGTCGGGCCTGCGCTGCGGCTGGATCCTCGCCGAGCCCGCGCTGGCCGAGCGCATGTGGCGCCTCAACGAGTTGTTCGGAGTCGCCCAAGCCCACGCCGACGAGCGGCTCTCCTGTCTCGCGCTCGAGCGGCTCGACGAGATCGCCGCCGAGACCCCGGCCTTGCTCGCCCGCAATCGCGCACTCGCCAATGCCTTCTTTGTCGGCCGCGCGGACATCGAGGTCGCGTCCATGGTCCACAACGTGACCGCCTTTCCGCGCCTCCTCGGCGGCGATGTCGAGCGGCTCCACGGCCTTCTGCGAGAGCGCTACGACACGGCCATCGTCCCTGGACGCTTCTTCGGCCTCGCGGACCATTTCCGCGTAGGCGTCGGCGGGCCGACCGAGATGGTCGAACAAGGCCTGGCCCGCCTCGGGGCGGCCTTGGACAAGCTGGCATGA
- a CDS encoding isoprenylcysteine carboxylmethyltransferase family protein, with protein sequence MFAWVQVQPVGLPGLIAFLAGAMLFFASLAWTRIGAAGADRRGTTKKSGLSRWGVLIQSLAFFAVGFGGAAAVLPPTSPLAIGEAVAIAVLMLLAVGLFVAAARAMGANWSIVARMREGHELVTGGVFARIRHPIYTAMGCFLLAMAIAFGHEYSLAFALPLFAIGTAIRIREEEKLLRGEFGAAYDDYATRVKRFIPGVI encoded by the coding sequence ATGTTCGCATGGGTTCAAGTCCAGCCGGTCGGGCTGCCCGGCCTGATCGCCTTTCTGGCCGGCGCGATGCTGTTCTTCGCCAGCCTTGCCTGGACCCGGATCGGCGCGGCCGGTGCGGACAGGCGGGGCACGACGAAAAAGAGCGGCCTCTCGCGTTGGGGAGTCCTCATCCAGTCGCTCGCCTTCTTCGCGGTGGGCTTCGGCGGTGCCGCCGCCGTGCTTCCGCCGACGAGCCCGCTCGCGATCGGCGAAGCGGTCGCTATCGCGGTGCTGATGCTTCTCGCCGTCGGCCTGTTCGTCGCCGCGGCGCGGGCGATGGGCGCCAATTGGAGCATCGTCGCCCGGATGCGCGAGGGCCACGAGCTGGTCACCGGCGGTGTCTTCGCGCGCATTCGCCACCCGATCTATACCGCGATGGGCTGCTTCCTTCTCGCCATGGCGATCGCCTTCGGCCACGAATACAGCCTGGCCTTCGCGCTTCCCCTGTTCGCGATCGGGACGGCGATCCGCATCCGCGAGGAGGAGAAGCTGCTGCGCGGCGAGTTCGGCGCCGCTTATGACGACTATGCGACCCGGGTGAAGCGGTTCATCCCCGGCGTGATCTAG